A stretch of Eleutherodactylus coqui strain aEleCoq1 chromosome 2, aEleCoq1.hap1, whole genome shotgun sequence DNA encodes these proteins:
- the TUBB4A gene encoding tubulin beta-4A chain, with protein MREIVHLQAGQCGNQIGAKFWEVISDEHGIDPTGTYHGDSDLQLERINVYYNEASGGKYVPRAVLVDLEPGTMDSVRSGPFGQIFRPDNFVFGQSGAGNNWAKGHYTEGAELVDSVMDVVRKESESCDCLQGFQLTHSLGGGTGSGMGTLLISKIREEYPDRIMNTFSVVPSPKVSDTVVEPYNATLSVHQLVENTDETYCIDNEALYDICFRTLKLTTPTYGDLNHLVSATMSGVTTCLRFPGQLNADLRKLAVNMVPFPRLHFFMPGFAPLTSRGSQQYRSLTVPELTQQMFDSKNMMAACDPRHGRYLTVAAVFRGRMSMKEVDEQMLNVQNKNSSYFVEWIPNNVKTAVCDIPPRGLKMAATFIGNSTAIQELFKRISEQFTAMFRRKAFLHWYTGEGMDEMEFTEAESNMNDLVSEYQQYQDATAEEGEFEEEAEEEVA; from the exons ATGAGGGAGATCGTGCACCTGCAGGCGGGGCAGTGCGGCAACCAGATCGGCGCCAAG TTCTGGGAGGTCATCAGTGACGAGCACGGCATCGATCCCACCGGGACCTACCATGGCGACAGCGACCTGCAGCTGGAGAGAATTAACGTCTATTATAACGAGGCCTCAG GTGGGAAGTACGTCCCCAGGGCCGTCCTCGTGGACCTGGAGCCGGGCACCATGGACTCCGTACGCTCTGGACCGTTTGGACAAATCTTCAGACCAGACAACTTTGTGTTTG GTCAGAGTGGAGCCGGAAACAACTGGGCCAAGGGTCACTACACCGAGGGAGCAGAGCTGGTGGACTCCGTCATGGATGTGGTGAGGAAAGAGTCTGAGAGCTGCGACTGTCTTCAAGGATTCCAGCTCACTCACTCCCTGGGTGGTGGTACCGGCTCCGGCATGGGGACCCTTCTCATCAGCAAGATCAGGGAAGAGTATCCTGATCGTATCATGAATACCTTCAGTGTAGTGCCCTCCCCAAAAGTGTCCGACACTGTGGTAGAACCATACAACGCCACCCTCTCCGTGCATCAACTGGTAGAAAACACAGATGAGACCTACTGCATAGACAATGAGGCTCTGTACGATATCTGCTTCCGCACACTCAAGTTGACGACGCCTACGTATGGTGATCTTAATCACTTGGTCAGTGCAACCATGAGTGGCGTCACAACCTGCTTGCGCTTCCCAGGTCAGCTCAATGCTGATCTCCGTAAACTGGCAGTCAACATGGTCCCCTTCCCACGTCTTCACTTCTTCATGCCAGGGTTTGCTCCTCTGACAAGTCGTGGAAGCCAACAGTATCGTTCCCTCACTGTGCCAGAGCTCACCCAGCAGATGTTTGActccaaaaacatgatggccgCTTGCGACCCAAGACACGGACGTTACCTGACAGTGGCAGCCGTGTTCAGAGGCCGCATGTCCATGAAGGAAGTGGATGAGCAGATGTTGAATGTCCAGAACAAGAACAGCAGTTACTTTGTGGAATGGATTCCCAACAATGTCAAGACTGCAGTGTGTGACATCCCACCACGAGGCCTGAAGATGGCGGCCACCTTCATTGGCAACAGCACGGCCATCCAAGAGCTGTTCAAACGTATCTCTGAGCAGTTCACCGCCATGTTCAGGCGCAAGGCTTTCCTTCACTGGTACACCGGAGAGGGCATGGACGAGATGGAGTTCACCGAAGCTGAGAGCAACATGAACGACTTGGTGTCAGAGTACCAGCAGTACCAGGATGCCACAGCAGAAGAGGGAGAGTTTGAAGAAGAAGCGGAGGAAGAGGTCGCTTAA